Proteins encoded within one genomic window of Flavobacterium sp. NG2:
- a CDS encoding aldo/keto reductase: protein MTNTKPTYITGDYTKSPFFNNESRLVVGCSGLGGVWRPIEEKVAIDTLLHALEDGVRVFDTAPSYNKSQFFLGKTLKEWSGEKPFISTKVGRLRSEKADDCIVDYSPETMKKSLYESLEVLGLDKIDLLFLHEPHLVPVEKMDEIMDCLHSFQKEGIVGQLGVGGNPTTPFYPHMIKENFDVVSGFLKLDACNITAFDKDIPQIKREGMGYYAASALHMGLLGRRLETYAEERPNNEWITNTDVDVALKINEIAKKHDIPLSRLALRYVFSTQEADRVVVGPTTKDQLIDLLDAWKEGKLEESVFDEITNTIISNR from the coding sequence ATGACAAATACAAAACCCACATATATCACAGGCGATTACACAAAAAGTCCTTTTTTTAATAACGAAAGTCGTTTGGTTGTTGGCTGTTCAGGGCTTGGCGGCGTTTGGAGACCAATTGAAGAAAAAGTGGCTATTGACACACTATTGCATGCTTTAGAGGATGGAGTACGTGTTTTTGACACCGCACCTTCATATAATAAATCCCAATTTTTTTTAGGAAAAACACTAAAAGAATGGTCAGGTGAAAAACCTTTTATCAGTACCAAAGTCGGTCGTCTTCGTTCTGAAAAGGCTGATGATTGTATTGTAGATTATTCACCAGAAACGATGAAAAAAAGTCTTTACGAAAGTTTAGAAGTGTTAGGCTTAGACAAAATTGATTTGTTGTTTTTGCATGAACCGCATTTGGTTCCTGTTGAAAAAATGGATGAAATCATGGATTGTTTGCATTCTTTTCAAAAAGAAGGTATTGTAGGGCAATTAGGTGTTGGTGGAAACCCGACGACTCCTTTTTACCCGCATATGATTAAAGAGAATTTTGATGTGGTTTCAGGATTTTTAAAATTAGACGCTTGTAATATCACTGCTTTTGACAAAGATATTCCACAAATCAAAAGAGAAGGGATGGGGTATTATGCCGCTTCAGCTTTGCATATGGGATTATTAGGTAGAAGATTAGAAACCTATGCCGAAGAGCGTCCAAATAATGAATGGATAACCAATACAGATGTTGATGTTGCATTGAAAATAAATGAAATCGCTAAAAAACATGACATTCCATTATCACGATTAGCGCTTCGTTATGTTTTCTCAACCCAAGAAGCGGATAGAGTAGTTGTAGGTCCTACAACCAAAGACCAATTAATTGATTTATTAGATGCTTGGAAAGAAGGCAAGCTAGAAGAGTCTGTTTTTGACGAAATTACAAATACAATCATTTCAAACCGATAA
- a CDS encoding TonB-dependent receptor — protein sequence MNLKFLINSKLKTIVMMVLLFFGFGLIHAQTNFVKGKVLDNQGALPGVSVLVKGTTTGTITDFDGNYTIKAKPTDVLVFSYLGYENTETKIANRNTINIILKSKVSSLDEVVIVGYGIQKKTEVTGAVSRVKEEDVAKTATADLGSALQGLIAGVNVTSSSGDPGAEANVQIRGLSSVTGNNRPLYVVDGIPYENNPNISMNEIETIDVLKDGASAAIYGTRGSAGVILITTKKPQPGIMKIRMDSYYGVQKNYRHIPVPTVEEKLYIQFLNKYNQSGTVFGNSWTTIEANPTQLTNNSNFYDVIENDLAPIQSHNLSISGGKDGLSYNINGGFFGQEGSLIKSNYERYNVRANTQYNKGKWKIATGMSARNEYTQYSPWGLILDAVRYNPYATAVTADQTSIENTGGDNTEATRLSYLGYKLQTSDKAFRDYFDGNISAEYSFNKNFKYTARGAVSYDNSTRYTINPSFIAYDTKGDLVPSQQSRVRNSSSRATKRTLEHILNYNKSFGKHNLGLTAVYSAERYQYSEFFAEKFDIVDNEITVLNGANGLANAGSGNNQWTQNRVTKFIGTLGRAQYNYKGKYLLSLSARRDGSSKFNEEHYKWFPSASIGWNVSDEDFWKPYKSTVSNFKARMSRGTTGNSGVGDYSYSAGIILNNDYVFGTGTTNQNFVQGATQTDFPNKFVKWETSVSTNLGFDFGFFKNKLTLTSDFYVTEKQDMLFQVLLPPSAGGGSGAQVVLNVGDMRNTGIEYTLNYRTGKKFKHNINVNYTQNSNTITKMSGTNKLLYFDDSTVSGHSNDQDKVSALAEGYIAGAFFLMKTDGVIQNEAELLDYQKIEPTAKIGDLRYVDTDGDGKITNDDRRFAGSGTPDFELGLNYSAEYKNFDFSMQWYGSFGAEIINGGKALGYKESNNKDLIYQWTPQNPTSQVPADRGALHNNYRGWSDYWLEDGTFVRLRNVSLGYTVPKKVIDKLTLSKLRFFVTAQNPLRLTNYTGYDPEVGNNGLSTRGIDKGTVPQSSKITAGMQLEF from the coding sequence ATGAATTTAAAATTTCTCATTAATTCAAAGCTAAAAACTATCGTGATGATGGTATTACTGTTTTTTGGCTTTGGATTGATTCATGCACAAACAAACTTTGTAAAAGGAAAAGTACTTGATAACCAGGGAGCGCTACCAGGTGTTAGTGTACTGGTTAAAGGAACTACAACAGGAACCATCACTGATTTTGATGGAAATTATACCATTAAAGCAAAACCTACAGATGTATTAGTATTTTCTTATTTGGGTTATGAAAACACAGAAACCAAAATAGCGAATAGAAATACTATCAATATTATTTTAAAATCTAAGGTATCCTCATTAGATGAAGTAGTAATTGTGGGTTATGGTATTCAGAAAAAAACAGAAGTAACAGGAGCCGTAAGTCGTGTTAAAGAAGAGGATGTTGCTAAAACTGCTACAGCCGATTTAGGTTCAGCGCTTCAAGGATTGATAGCTGGTGTAAATGTAACATCTAGTTCAGGTGATCCAGGAGCTGAAGCTAATGTTCAAATACGTGGTTTGTCCTCTGTAACAGGTAATAACAGGCCGCTCTATGTTGTTGATGGAATTCCATATGAGAACAATCCAAATATCAGTATGAACGAAATTGAAACCATTGACGTCTTAAAAGATGGTGCTTCGGCAGCGATATATGGTACTCGTGGTTCAGCAGGGGTAATTTTAATTACAACCAAAAAGCCACAACCTGGAATCATGAAAATTAGAATGGATAGTTATTATGGTGTACAAAAAAATTACAGACACATACCTGTTCCAACAGTGGAAGAGAAATTATACATTCAATTTTTGAATAAGTATAATCAAAGTGGTACTGTGTTTGGAAATTCATGGACTACTATCGAGGCAAATCCAACGCAATTAACTAATAATAGTAATTTTTACGATGTAATCGAAAATGACTTAGCTCCAATTCAAAGTCACAACTTGAGTATTTCAGGAGGTAAAGACGGTTTGTCTTATAACATTAATGGAGGTTTCTTCGGTCAAGAAGGGTCTTTAATTAAATCTAATTATGAGCGTTACAACGTAAGAGCAAATACCCAATACAATAAAGGAAAATGGAAAATTGCTACAGGTATGTCGGCGAGAAATGAATATACACAGTACTCACCTTGGGGATTGATTCTAGATGCTGTAAGATATAATCCATACGCAACAGCTGTAACAGCTGATCAAACTTCAATAGAAAACACTGGTGGTGATAATACTGAAGCGACTCGTTTGTCATACTTAGGTTATAAATTACAAACCTCTGACAAAGCCTTTAGAGATTATTTTGACGGTAATATTAGTGCTGAGTACAGTTTTAATAAAAACTTTAAATATACTGCTCGTGGTGCTGTAAGTTATGATAACTCAACAAGATACACTATCAATCCTTCTTTTATTGCTTATGATACTAAAGGGGATTTGGTACCAAGTCAACAATCAAGAGTGAGAAATTCAAGCTCTAGAGCTACTAAACGAACATTAGAGCACATTTTAAATTACAACAAATCATTTGGTAAGCATAATTTAGGACTGACTGCTGTATATTCCGCAGAACGTTACCAATACAGTGAGTTTTTTGCAGAAAAATTTGACATTGTAGATAATGAAATCACGGTTTTAAATGGTGCTAACGGATTAGCCAATGCGGGTTCAGGAAACAATCAATGGACGCAAAACAGAGTTACCAAATTTATTGGTACTTTAGGTAGAGCACAATACAACTACAAAGGAAAATACCTATTGAGTTTGAGTGCTCGTCGTGATGGTTCGTCTAAATTCAACGAAGAACACTATAAATGGTTTCCTTCTGCCTCTATAGGTTGGAATGTTTCTGACGAAGATTTCTGGAAGCCATATAAGAGTACAGTATCTAATTTCAAAGCTAGAATGAGTAGAGGTACAACAGGTAACTCAGGTGTTGGAGATTATTCTTATAGTGCGGGTATTATTTTAAATAATGATTATGTTTTTGGAACAGGAACAACTAATCAAAATTTTGTCCAAGGTGCTACTCAAACTGATTTTCCTAATAAATTTGTAAAATGGGAAACATCGGTATCGACTAACTTAGGTTTTGATTTTGGTTTTTTCAAAAACAAATTAACCTTGACCTCTGATTTTTATGTTACAGAAAAGCAAGACATGTTGTTCCAAGTATTATTACCTCCTTCAGCTGGTGGAGGCTCAGGGGCTCAAGTAGTGTTAAACGTGGGGGATATGAGAAATACAGGTATCGAATATACATTAAACTACCGTACAGGTAAGAAATTTAAACATAATATTAATGTTAATTATACTCAAAATTCCAATACTATAACTAAAATGAGTGGAACCAACAAATTATTATATTTTGATGATAGTACGGTTTCAGGACACAGTAATGATCAAGATAAAGTATCAGCTTTGGCTGAGGGTTATATTGCAGGTGCTTTCTTTTTAATGAAAACGGATGGTGTTATTCAAAACGAAGCTGAATTATTAGATTATCAAAAAATAGAACCTACTGCTAAAATTGGTGATTTGCGTTATGTAGATACTGATGGTGATGGAAAAATCACAAATGATGACCGTAGATTTGCAGGAAGCGGAACTCCTGATTTTGAATTAGGGTTAAATTATTCGGCTGAATATAAAAACTTTGATTTCTCAATGCAATGGTATGGATCTTTTGGTGCTGAAATCATTAATGGTGGAAAAGCATTAGGGTACAAAGAATCAAATAACAAAGATTTAATTTACCAATGGACTCCACAAAATCCAACTTCTCAAGTTCCAGCAGATAGAGGGGCATTGCATAACAACTACAGAGGATGGTCAGACTATTGGCTAGAAGATGGAACATTTGTAAGGCTACGTAACGTATCATTAGGGTATACGGTACCAAAGAAAGTAATTGATAAATTGACCTTATCAAAACTACGTTTCTTTGTAACAGCTCAAAATCCTCTAAGGTTAACAAATTATACAGGATACGACCCTGAAGTAGGGAACAATGGTTTAAGCACAAGAGGAATAGATAAAGGAACTGTGCCCCAAAGTTCAAAAATTACAGCTGGTATGCAGTTAGAATTTTAA
- a CDS encoding L-rhamnose mutarotase: MGITRHCFSCDLKDDSKLIAEYKAYHAEGKAWPEITKSIKEAGIVDMQIYLTGNRMFMIMEVDETFNPAKKAEMDATNPKVQEWENLMWNYQQELPWAKEGEKWIPLEKVFQLI; this comes from the coding sequence ATGGGGATAACACGTCATTGTTTTTCATGTGATTTGAAAGACGATTCTAAATTAATAGCGGAGTATAAAGCCTACCATGCCGAGGGTAAAGCTTGGCCAGAAATAACTAAAAGTATTAAAGAAGCTGGAATTGTAGACATGCAAATCTACCTTACAGGAAATCGTATGTTTATGATTATGGAAGTAGATGAAACTTTTAATCCAGCTAAGAAAGCGGAGATGGATGCTACTAATCCTAAAGTGCAAGAATGGGAAAACTTAATGTGGAATTACCAACAAGAATTACCATGGGCAAAAGAAGGAGAAAAATGGATTCCTTTAGAAAAAGTTTTTCAATTAATTTAA
- the fucP gene encoding L-fucose:H+ symporter permease, with translation MAQTAKISVVRKDLLFPFVIITSLFALWGIANDLTNPMVSAFKKVMPELSNMQASLVQFAFYFGYFFMALPAALFIRKYSYKSGIIVGLLLYATGAFLFYPAAAYQDYTYFLLSLWIITCGLAFLETTSNPLILFLGDPETATQRLNLAQAFNPIGSLSGMIMAQVFVINALKSDDYSEVAYKALSSDEVAAIRENDLNVISGPYIGLGVLVLIILGIIIFTKMPKTAEEDKMSLSESFTKLFANKNYKLGVVAQAFYVGAQIMCWTFIFQYVDNINQTFGLELTATYFNVAAMIVFLIGRWIGTALMKTVNPSKILMFFGIGGVVCCAGAILLQGMPGLISLVAISVFMSIMFPTIYGIALKNMGEEAKIGSAGLVMAIVGGALMPVLQGSILDWGGPGFSDVKILGFIPEVNFSFILPLICLSVVAFYGYTTFQQSKK, from the coding sequence ATGGCGCAAACAGCTAAAATCTCAGTAGTTCGTAAAGACCTACTTTTTCCTTTTGTTATCATCACTTCCTTATTTGCTTTATGGGGAATTGCTAATGATTTGACCAATCCAATGGTGTCAGCATTTAAAAAAGTAATGCCTGAATTGTCTAATATGCAGGCTTCATTAGTACAATTTGCATTTTATTTTGGCTATTTTTTCATGGCATTACCAGCAGCACTTTTCATTAGAAAGTACAGTTACAAGTCGGGAATAATAGTGGGTTTGCTTTTATACGCAACAGGGGCATTTTTATTTTATCCTGCTGCGGCTTATCAAGATTATACTTATTTTCTTCTTTCCTTATGGATTATCACTTGTGGACTGGCTTTTCTTGAAACCACATCCAATCCGTTAATTTTATTCTTAGGAGATCCCGAAACGGCTACCCAACGATTGAATTTAGCGCAAGCTTTCAACCCTATTGGTTCGCTATCAGGAATGATTATGGCACAAGTTTTTGTGATTAATGCCTTAAAGTCGGATGATTATTCAGAAGTAGCTTACAAAGCTTTGTCCTCAGATGAGGTAGCTGCGATTAGAGAAAATGACTTAAATGTTATCAGCGGTCCTTACATTGGATTAGGAGTTTTGGTTTTGATTATTTTAGGGATTATTATTTTTACTAAAATGCCTAAAACTGCCGAAGAGGACAAAATGTCTTTATCGGAGTCCTTTACCAAATTATTTGCTAATAAAAACTACAAATTAGGTGTGGTGGCACAAGCTTTTTATGTAGGGGCACAAATTATGTGTTGGACATTTATTTTCCAGTATGTAGATAACATTAACCAAACTTTCGGACTGGAATTGACTGCTACTTATTTTAATGTGGCTGCAATGATTGTTTTCTTAATAGGAAGATGGATTGGAACTGCCTTAATGAAAACCGTTAACCCTTCTAAAATTTTAATGTTTTTTGGTATTGGTGGAGTGGTTTGCTGTGCAGGAGCCATCCTTTTGCAAGGGATGCCAGGATTAATTTCATTGGTTGCTATTTCGGTATTTATGTCTATTATGTTCCCTACTATTTATGGAATTGCTTTAAAAAACATGGGAGAAGAAGCTAAAATTGGTTCGGCTGGTTTGGTGATGGCTATCGTTGGTGGTGCTTTGATGCCTGTATTACAAGGAAGTATTTTAGACTGGGGAGGACCTGGGTTTTCTGATGTGAAAATTTTAGGATTCATTCCTGAGGTTAATTTCTCCTTCATCTTGCCTTTAATCTGTTTGTCAGTTGTGGCGTTCTATGGTTATACTACTTTTCAACAATCAAAAAAATAA